A genomic stretch from Streptomyces venezuelae ATCC 10712 includes:
- a CDS encoding RluA family pseudouridine synthase: MSTSPEIRTLPVPDGLEGERVDAAIARMFGFSRTKAAELAAAGKVQVDGSVVGKSERVSGGAWLEVEMPGAAAPVQIVAEPVEGMEIVHDDDDIVVIMKPIGVAAHPSPGWTGTTVIGGLAAAGYRISTSGAAERQGIVHRLDVGTSGLMVVAKSEYAYTSLKRQFKERTVDKRYHALVQGHPDPMSGTIDAPIGRHPNHDYKWAVTADGKPSVTHYDLIEAYRSASLLDIKLETGRTHQIRVHMSAHRHPCVGDLTYGADPTIAKRLGLTRQWLHAVRLGFEHPGDGSWVEFASTYPEDLQKALDRIAAESQ; encoded by the coding sequence GTGAGTACGAGTCCCGAGATCCGCACGCTGCCCGTTCCCGATGGCCTGGAGGGCGAGCGCGTCGACGCCGCCATCGCCCGTATGTTCGGGTTCTCCCGTACGAAGGCGGCCGAGCTGGCCGCCGCAGGGAAGGTCCAGGTCGACGGCTCCGTCGTCGGCAAGTCCGAGCGGGTCAGCGGCGGCGCGTGGCTCGAGGTCGAGATGCCGGGCGCGGCCGCTCCGGTGCAGATCGTCGCCGAGCCCGTCGAGGGCATGGAGATCGTCCACGACGACGACGACATCGTGGTGATCATGAAGCCGATCGGCGTGGCCGCGCACCCCAGCCCCGGCTGGACCGGCACCACGGTCATCGGCGGCCTCGCCGCCGCCGGGTACCGCATCTCCACCTCCGGCGCCGCCGAGCGCCAGGGCATCGTGCACCGCCTCGACGTCGGCACCTCCGGTCTGATGGTGGTCGCCAAGTCGGAGTACGCGTACACCTCGCTCAAGCGCCAGTTCAAGGAGCGCACGGTCGACAAGCGCTACCACGCGCTGGTGCAGGGGCACCCGGACCCGATGAGCGGCACCATCGACGCCCCCATCGGCCGGCACCCGAACCACGACTACAAGTGGGCGGTCACCGCCGACGGCAAGCCGTCCGTCACGCACTACGACCTCATCGAGGCGTACCGCTCGGCGTCGCTGCTCGACATCAAGCTGGAGACGGGCCGCACCCACCAGATCCGGGTGCACATGTCCGCCCACCGCCACCCCTGCGTCGGCGACCTCACCTACGGCGCCGACCCGACCATCGCCAAGCGCCTCGGCCTGACCCGGCAGTGGCTGCACGCCGTCCGGCTCGGCTTCGAGCACCCCGGCGACGGTTCGTGGGTCGAGTTCGCCAGCACCTACCCCGAGGACCTGCAGAAGGCCCTGGACCGCATCGCGGCGGAGAGCCAGTGA
- the lspA gene encoding signal peptidase II → MAEAERIIGTPDSAGAEEPAASDETVAADGTATPADGTAAPEERPRGRRRIVALFVVAVLAYLLDLGSKMLVVAKLEGHEPIQVIGDLLRFDAIRNPGAAFGMGEAFTIIFTCIAAAVIVVIIRLARKLYSLPWAIALGLLLGGALGNLTDRIFRSPGVFEGAVVDFIAPAHFAVFNLADSAIVCGGILIVILSFRGLDPDGTVHKD, encoded by the coding sequence GTGGCAGAGGCGGAGCGCATCATCGGTACGCCGGATTCAGCAGGGGCCGAGGAGCCGGCCGCCTCCGACGAGACGGTGGCCGCCGACGGGACGGCCACGCCCGCCGACGGGACGGCCGCTCCCGAGGAGCGGCCCCGGGGCAGGCGCAGGATCGTCGCCCTCTTCGTCGTGGCCGTCCTCGCCTACCTGCTCGACCTGGGCAGCAAGATGCTGGTGGTCGCGAAGCTGGAGGGCCACGAGCCGATCCAGGTGATCGGCGACCTGCTGCGCTTCGACGCCATCCGGAACCCGGGCGCCGCGTTCGGCATGGGCGAGGCCTTCACGATCATCTTCACCTGCATCGCCGCCGCCGTGATCGTCGTGATCATCCGGCTGGCGCGGAAGCTGTACAGCCTGCCCTGGGCGATCGCGCTCGGGCTGCTGCTCGGCGGTGCGCTGGGCAACCTCACGGACCGGATCTTCCGCTCGCCCGGCGTCTTCGAGGGCGCGGTCGTCGACTTCATCGCCCCCGCGCACTTCGCCGTCTTCAACCTCGCCGACTCGGCGATCGTCTGCGGCGGCATCCTCATCGTGATCCTGTCGTTCCGGGGCCTTGACCCCGACGGCACCGTCCACAAGGACTGA
- a CDS encoding TraR/DksA family transcriptional regulator, whose translation MVAKKTAAKKPSAAGSTGSAEGAKDVAGKKTTVAEPPTAAGRAPARKTVAKKSAAKKTTAKKTAAGKAVAKKAPAKKAVAGGPVDGTALDGAVAEEEAAPGAAARKTPAKKATAKKTAAGKAPVAKKQTGARTVAAKKTAGGVTTAGDEAAVPPARTGELAVRPGEDPWTPAEVTEARTVLQSEVLRLRSELAHSQEELTGLMRDSGDGAGDDQADTGTKNITREHELALAANAREMLEQTEHALERLDAGTYGLCEVCGKPIGKARMQAFPRATLCVEDKQRQERRG comes from the coding sequence ATGGTGGCGAAGAAGACCGCCGCGAAGAAGCCCTCGGCCGCCGGTTCCACCGGTTCGGCGGAGGGCGCCAAGGACGTGGCCGGGAAGAAGACGACGGTCGCGGAGCCGCCGACGGCCGCCGGGAGAGCGCCCGCGCGGAAGACGGTCGCGAAGAAGTCGGCCGCCAAGAAGACCACCGCCAAGAAGACGGCGGCCGGGAAGGCCGTCGCCAAGAAGGCCCCCGCGAAGAAGGCGGTCGCCGGCGGACCGGTCGACGGGACGGCCCTCGACGGCGCCGTCGCCGAGGAGGAGGCGGCCCCCGGGGCCGCCGCCAGGAAGACGCCCGCCAAGAAGGCGACGGCGAAGAAGACGGCGGCCGGGAAGGCGCCCGTCGCGAAGAAGCAGACAGGAGCCAGGACGGTGGCAGCGAAGAAGACCGCGGGAGGCGTCACGACCGCCGGGGACGAGGCCGCCGTACCGCCGGCCCGCACCGGCGAGCTCGCGGTGCGCCCTGGCGAGGACCCCTGGACCCCGGCGGAGGTCACCGAGGCCCGCACCGTGCTCCAGTCCGAGGTGCTGCGGCTGCGCAGCGAGCTCGCGCACTCCCAGGAGGAGCTCACCGGCCTCATGCGGGACTCGGGCGACGGCGCGGGCGACGACCAGGCCGACACCGGCACCAAGAACATCACCCGCGAGCACGAGCTCGCCCTGGCCGCCAACGCCCGGGAGATGCTGGAGCAGACCGAGCACGCCCTGGAACGGCTCGACGCGGGCACGTACGGCCTCTGCGAGGTGTGCGGGAAGCCGATCGGCAAGGCGAGGATGCAGGCCTTCCCCCGGGCCACCCTCTGCGTCGAGGACAAGCAGCGGCAGGAGCGGCGCGGCTGA